CTGTGTCTGTTTTTTAATATTTTTTTATACCTTCAATACCCGCCCGGGCGGGGAGGCTTTCAGGAATCCCATGTCATTTGAATCATTAAATCTGCGAAACATTGCCATCATTGCCCATGTTGACCATGGTAAAACCACCCTTGTGGACACCATGTTCCGTCAAAGTGGAGTTTTTCGTCCTGATCAGGAAGTTGCTGAGCGTATCATGGACAGTATGGATATTGAAAGGGAGAGGGGCATAACCATTGCCGCCAAAAACTGCTCTGTCCGTTACGGAACAACAAAAATTAATATTCTTGACACACCCGGCCATGCTGATTTTGGTGCTGAAGTGGAGCGCGCCCTTTCCATGGTGGATGGTGCCATCCTTCTGGTGGATGCCGCCGAAGGCCCCCTTCCCCAGACCCGCTTTGTACTGAAAAAAACCTTTGAAGCAGAAATTCCCGTGATAGTGGTCATCAATAAAGTGGATCGCCATGATGCCAGACCCCAGGAAGTGCTCAATGAAATATATGATCTCTTCATTGACCTGGAAGCCACGGAAGCACAAATTGAATTCCCATGCCTCTACGCCATAGGCAGGGATGGTATTGCCGGTCCTGAGCCGGACAATCTCGGTGAAGACCTGACAATTCTTTTTGAAACCATCCTTGCCCACATTCCCCCGCCGAAGGTAAACCCCGACGGACCCTTTTCCATGCTGGTTTCCGACATTGGCTACTCCGATTATCTGGGACGCCTTTCCATCGGAAGAATTCAGAGCGGCAGCCTGAAAAATCGCATGCCCATAGTGCGGGCCTGTGCAGACCAGTCTCTGATTCCTTTCCGCCTTTCCACCATTCAGGTTTATGAAGGTACTCAACTGATAAAATCCGAGGAAACCTTTGCCGGAGAAATTGTAGTATTGTCCGGTAATGAAGATGTGGAAATCGGCGATACCCTGACAATTGTGGATAACCCGCTTATTCAGCCCCGAATCCGTGTGGATGAACCCACGGTGGCCATGCGTTTTACCAGCAACAACTCTCCCCTTGCAGGAAAAGAAGGAAATCTTGTCCAGTCCCGGAAAATCAGGGAAAGACTGCACAGGGAAACCCTGCGGAATGTGGCCATTCAGATAGAAGATACCGATGATAAGGAAACCTTCCTTGTCAAAGGACGCGGAGAATTTCAGATGGCCATTCTCATAGAAACCATGAGAAGGGAAGGTTTTGAGCTCTGCGTGGGAAGACCTGAAGTTATTTTCAGGGAAGAAAACGGCGTACGTACAGAACCCGTGGAAGATGTGTACATAGACTGTGATGAAACCTTTATGGGAATTGTAACGGAAAAAATGTCCATCAGAAAAGGTCGTATGGAATCCCTTGTGAACAACGGCTCAGGCAGGGTCAGAATTCACTTTAAAGCCCCTTCCAGGGCACTCATCGGATACAGGGATGAATTTCTGACGGACACCCGTGGAACCGGGATACTCAATGCCCTTTTTTCAGGCTATGAACCCTACAGGGGAGATTTTCCATCCCGCTTTTCCGGATCCCTTGTATCTGACCGCTCCGGCACCGCCATTCCCTATGCCCTCTTTAATCTTGAGCCAAGGGGAGAACTGCTTGTCACACCGGGTACACCGGTTTACAAGGGAATGATCATCGGAGCCCATGCCAAAAACAATGACCTTGACGTCAATCCATGCAAGGAAAAAAAGCTCACCAACATGCGGGCATCCGGCAAAGACGACAACGTCCTCTTAAAACCCGTAAGACCCATGAGCCTGGAAGCAGCCCTGCAGTTTATCGCAGAAGACGAGCTGGTGGAGGTTACTCCTTTGAGCATCCGTCTTCGCAAAACCCATCTGGATTTCCATGAAAGACAGAGACATAAAAAGCAGAAAGAAAGCTGAACAAAAAACTTTCTGAGTACCACCTCTGTTCAGCCGGTCCCTCCCAAGCCAACCAAGGGAAGGGACCGGCAGCGGCTCTCAGGAATAATTTGCAGGATCATCCACAAAACTTTCAAAATCATTCTTTTCCAGAAAAAGACTGATCATCTGATTCAGGGTTTCTGCAGGATCTGCCTTCTTCCCCTTTTCACCGGCAAGCCTTTTGGCGTTTTTCACCACAGAGGCAAGGGTCTCAGGGCTTACATCAATTGTTGCGTGAACCGTCACGGACTGACTCAAGACATCCTCCTCGTTCCAGGGTTATTTCCTTATCATTTCTGAGCAAGATTGTGGTATGGCAAGAACCATAAAACTGTGGCTACATCAAAACAGTAATCAGAAAAAGATTTTCTTTTTGCCTATAGCCTTAAGGATTCAAATGCTTCCCATGCACCAAAGCCTCCAGAGCCTGTATAAAGGGAGAAATGCTCTCTTTCCAGTCAAAACGCTGAATCCAGGAAGTAAGCCTTTTAAATTTTTCAAGTTCCTTTTCCGGGCAGCTTAAAAGCCATTCCAGCTGCGAGACCAGCTCTTCACTGTTTTTATAGAGGAGTGTGGAATGAAGATCATCAGGCAAAAGCTCAGGATAGGAAAGCCTTGCCGGAAGCAGCGGAAGACAGCCCGCAGCCATGGCTTCGGCCACAGCCATGCCGAAATTTTCCTGATCCGCCGTGCTTACACAGATATGTGCTTTTGAAAGCAGACGGGCATAATCTTCTTTTTTTGAAGGATAATCCGAACAAATAATATGATCTTTGAACTTTTCCATGGCTTTAACAAAAACCGCAGGAATTTTTGAATGCCTTGCCCCCAGCAGCATGAGCTGAAAAGGAATTCTTTTTTCTTTAATTTCAGAAAGTGCATCAAAAAAACCCGAAGGATTTTTATCATGCTCCCACCTGTGATTCCATACAATGGATCTGGGGCTTTCTGAAAAACTTTTCCCTTCAAAAGAAAAATCCACCAGATCACAGCCAGGATAGAGCACCACACTTTTCTCTCGAATTTCATCCAGGGTCCATAAAATACCCGGCTTTGGAAAACGGCGAAAAATATTTTCGGCAGTGCTTAAAAAACGATTTTTGTGGGATTCTGAATTAAAGGCAACAAAATCAGCAACCAAAGCAGAGGTCAGGTCAGTCATGGCAGGCTGCAGATCTATATGGCTGTTGGGAGAAGGGGGATAATCAAACTGATTTTCATGAAAATAAAGAAAAACAGGGGGACAGAGAGGACCGGCAAGGGCCTTGAAATCCGATACACTCATCATGTTGGTGGTGATGACTGCATCATAAGCTTCAATCTTTATAATATCTTTTAAAAAAAGAAGGGCGGCAGAACGCATGCGCCACTTCCAGTGCCTTGCCGGAAGTGTTTTAAGTTCTGTGATATGGGGAAGGTATTGACAAAGACCATCCATAAAAGCCTTGTGGGAACCGCCGTAGTATGCTTCCAGCATTAGAAAACGCACTCCGAAACAACCCCCTCAAATAAAAATGGCCTGCGGCATAAAAGCAGGCCTGTTACTTCTTTTTTATGGTACCGAAGGGGAGACTCGAACTCCCACGCCGCAAGGCACCAGATCCTAAGTCTGGCGTGTCTGCCAATTCCACCACTTCGGCATTTCATGGAGTCTTTACGGAATTTTTTGCACAGGGTCAAGGAAGAAAACAGAATTTCCTTCAAACCCTTAAAAAAACGATCAGCTTTCCAATTCCGTCAGGAAGCCGGATATCAGATCATATATTCTCTGCCCTCCGTCTTCAGCCAGAATATCGTGGAAGTCTGAATCGGTAAGGTAAAGCTCCTTGTGTGCTGTTTCAAGGCGCTTAAAGATTTCCAAAGCCGCTTCCGGTACTACCAGAGGATCCTTACGGCTCTGCAGCACCATGCAGGGAACACGGATCAGGGGAATCCCTGTTCTGACCTTTTCCCCAAGCAGGGCCATTTCCCTGAAAACAGGCTCCGAGTGCTCCCTGTATCCCATACCGGATGTCTCAAGGGCACAAGGAATACGTATTTTTTCCTTTTTCCCGGTCCTGATGCGGGAAAAAATACGATCCCATACAGCCGATCCGGGTTCATCACAAAGTCTGTATTCCTGTATTCTGGAAGGTACACCCACCAGACACAGGGCCTTCAGGCCGGGAATGCGTATGGCAAGAAGGCTTGCAAGAAAACCCCCCAGAGAAATCCCCACAGCAGCTACTTTTCCACATAGTACATGCAGCAGGGCATATCCTTCCAGAACTGCATCTTCCCACTGGACAGCCTTTGATTTTCCCAGATCCTCCGGTGAAGTGCCATGGCCCGGCAGACGCAGGCCATACACCCAAAATCCTTTTTTCTGAAGACTATTCCCCAAAGCCCGCATTCGGGCAGGTAGAGAAAGGTAGCCATGGATCAGCAGAACGCCAGCTCTACCAGCCATACCCTCCAGAAAAAAAGGCCGGCCTGAATCCTTATCCATAAATTCATGCTGAAAACCATAGCGACTGCGGGCTTCTTCAAAACTCCGCACCCCCTTTTCCAGCAAATGGGCCACAAGCCGTCTTTTTATGTGAAAGGACGTTTCCCTTGCAAGGCGGGTTAAATGGGGCCGCAACAGAGCAAGGGGCTCAATCTCATTTGCCATCACAGCTATGGGATTGGCAACACGGATATCATGGAAATCATAGTCTGCTGTAAGCCTGGCACTGTTTCGCCTGAAAAATCCGTTTTCCGCAGGGAGAAGAACGCCCGTGTCCTGGGCATAACGGAAAAAATCCTCACATCTTCCGAAACGGTCATCGGTAATCAGATGAATCTGACTGTACTCAAGGCTTCTGTGCAGATAAAGCCGCTGGCTGTCAAGCCTGAGGGTCGCTGCAAGATAGACCCTGCGACACAGATCTTCAGGATCAATTAGATCTCCGGGCATTTCCCTGAGAATGCTTGCAAACAGATGATCCGGGTTAACCGTGGTCATGGCATAAATGGCAGCCATGTAATCCTGCATCAGTTTCTGTGCTGCCTGCCTCAGGGCGTCAAGGGAGGCAATGGGGTCATCGGGACCAAAGGGGCATGGAGAATGGATGTCTGAAACAATGGCGTGATGCTTAAGATAAGCCCCCGCCTCCAGGGGGCGGCCAAAGCGGATATCCACATCCACCCCATCGAGGAGCATACTGCCTTCGGTCATAAGCTCCTCACTGACCCTCTGGGGCAGAGCATCCACCAGAAAGGCTGCCAGACGGTTCAGGGCATTCTCCCTGACCCGCAGGGGATAATAGGTGATGTTTACCGGGACAATGTGTACAGCCTTCTCCGTTACCTCTTCAGGATTTTCCACCTCAAAGGGCCGACAGACTTCCATGGCAGCTTCCCTGCCCTCCTCCGTCCTGTGATGCAGGATTCTTCTTCGATAAAACTCCGCACGCAGGGCAAGGTTGGCAGCGCCTGTTCTGGGACGTTTTTTTTCTTCCCCATTGTCCACAATAAAGCCATCATCAGAAACCACCTTCTTACTTTTAACCATGCTGCCTTCGGGGAAAATAATCCAGCGGGCTTCATCCAGAATAAGGCTTTTTATGATAAGACTGTCCCTGTCCGGTGCTGCAGTGGAAACAGCCCCGCCCTTTTCCAGAAATCCAGCCATGGCACCTGTAAACAAGGCATGGTGAGCTAAGGACCAGATGGGGCTGCCCGTAATTTCTTCCAGATGATAAGGAAGAAACAAAGTCTCGATACGGGTAAAGTGATTTACCGTAAAAATCACCGGCCCGTCCGGTATGTTCTCCTCGCCGCTGATAAGGGTTCTGGCATTGGAAAGCCGGTAAAGGCGTTTTAAGGCAAAGGTTGTGGAAAGAAAGGCAAAACGATTCATGTTTTCCTGGGATCATGGGTTGTGGTCATGAAAAAAGCCCTAGAATAAAAGCGTTCATGTCGGAATATGCTTGAGCTCCCTCCATGGAAAGCACCTCAGGCCACATTTTTTCAAATTCCTCGGGTGCCATGGCCTTTTTGGGATCAAAGCGGACACCCCGGCCCGTCACCAGCTGTACCCGGTTGAGGCAGCCAAGGCCCATGTTGAAAATACTTCCGCTTTCCCCGCAGGCAGAGGAACATAGCCAGAGAACCAGAGGAGCTACCGTTGCAGGGTCCATATTTTCAAGAACTTCCGGAGGCAGGAGGTCTTCTGTCATACGGGATGCAGCAAGGGGGGCAATGGCATTGGTCTGTATATTATTTTTTCTGCCCTCAATGCAGACAGACTGCATCATTCCCACCAGCCCCATTTTTGCAGCCGCATAGTGGGACTGACCAAAGTTTCCGTAAAGACCTGCTGCGGATGTGGTAAAAAGAATCCGTCCGTAATTCTGTTTTTTCATGATACGCAATGCCGGTGCCGTGACACAGAAGGCCCCTTTGAGGTGCACATCAAGAACGGCATTCCAGTCCTGGGGCTGCATTTTTACAAGGCTCACATCCCTGAGATTACCTGCATTGTTCACCAGAACATCCAGACGTCCGAATTCTCCCACGGCCGCAGCCACCATGGCCTCTCCGCCATCGGGATCTGCAACGGAATCCATATTTGCAATGGCCTCGCCACCCATGGCAAGGATTTCTTCCACAACCAGAGCAGCCGGTCCTTCGGAATTACCTGCCCCGTCTCTGGCAGCTCCTATATCGTTCACCACAAGCTTTGCCCCGCGCCTTGCAAACTCCAGGGCATAGGCCCGGCCAAGCCCGCCACCGGCTCCGGTTATCAACACAACCTGATTATCAAAACGAATGTTTTTTTTCCCCTGATCCACACAGGCCTCCTTTTTTCATACATATCGAAAAAAAATCAGTGACTGTTCAGCTTCATTTTCCAAGTACCATAACTGCCAGACAGATGCACAGACACCCAGGCTCTTTGCCTGTGACGCAATCCGGCACTCAAGCTGAAAGGCTTAAGCCCTTTACGGGAGCAAAAGTGCTTAGGGATCTTGAGTGCCGGATTCGGGAGCTTCTTGCCCTGATCCGAAACGATTGCAATGTCACTTGCAAACAGCCATGGTACCTTGCAACAGTACGAAGCTGTTGCAATTGCAGCATTGGAATTTCAGAATAAACTATGCTGAACGATTACGAAAAATATTGCTTTTTTAAATTGTAGAGATTAGGTAAACCCGTCATTTTTGTCAAGAAAGAGTCCATCAAAATATGCAGAAAACAAAGCCTTACTTGACAAGCCACCCACTCCAGAATAACTTTTCCTGCCTGACTTAGTGACCCGAAAAAGGAGACTGCTTTGCAATCCAAAATTCTGATTTTAAGATTTCCTGCAGAAGCCAGCCAGAAACCACTGGTCTGCAATCTTGCCCGTAACTTTGAACTGACCTTCAATATTCTCCATGCCCAGATCCTTCCCCGCAAAGAAGGTCTCATGGTTCTGGAGCTCTCCGGCAGCAGAGAGAATTTCAGAAAAGGTCTTGCCTATCTGGAAAGTGAAGGCATTGATGTACAGAATGCCGGACAGGAAATCACAAGGGATGAATCCCGATGTACCCACTGTGGCGCCTGCACCGCCGTATGTCCTACGGCCGCCCTTTATGTTCACAGGCCGGACATGGCCGTTGTCTTTGATCAGGAAAAATGCAGTGTCTGTGAACTCTGTGTGCCTACCTGTCCCACCAAAGCCATGTGTGTGACAGCCACCAAAACAGAAAAATTTTTTGAATGAGCCACATTCTGGTGGCCGTCAGCGGCGGCATAGATTCTCTGGTGACGGCCCGGATTCTTCAGGAAGAAGGACATAAAATCCGTGCCGTTCACTTTCTCACGGGCTTTCAGAAAAAAAAGCCGGAAAAAGACATGGAGGAACTGGGCAAAAGGCTTGGATGCCGGATTGAGATTGTGGATTTTTCCAAAGACTTCCAGAACCATGTCATCGATAACTTTGTAGAAGAATACAGGGCTGGACGCACTCCCAACCCCTGCCTTATCTGCAATCCTGCCATCAAATTCGGCTCCCTCATGAGTGTGGCAGAAAAAATGGATTGCATGGCCGTGGCTACAGGTCATTATGCCCGTATCCTTCCTACAGAAGACGGACTTGCCGGTCTTTTCAGGGGACGGGACAAGATAAAGGACCAGTCTTATTTTCTTTCACGGGTTCCCCGTTACCGCCTTGACAATATTCTCTTTCCCCTGGGCAGTTTTACCAAGGAAGAAGTGCGGCAGAAAGCCCATATCTTCAAACTGGAACCTCTGTCTGAAAAGGAAAGCCAAGATATCTGCTTTCTTCCGGATGGAGGATATGCAGATTTTCTTGAAACAACAGGGAATATAAAACCGCTCCCCGGACCCATTGTTACCACTGACGGAAAAGTCATTGGACGCCACAGGGGCCTGCACCGCTATACCATCGGCCAGCGCCGTGGGCTGGACTGTCCCGGTCCTGCACCTTATCATGTACTGGCACTGGATACGGCCCATAATCATCTTGTAGTTGGTTTTCGGGAAGAAATGATGGCATCGGGCTGCTGTGTAAATAATATAAACTGGCTCATGCCCCTTCCTTCTGCTGCCCTTCAGATCACCGTCAAAATAAGGTACCGCCATCAGGATGTACCGGCAACATTGATTCCTGAGGGCAACAGCCGGGCCTCTGTCCATTTTACAGCTCCACAGGCTGCCATCACTCCGGGACAAGGGGCAGTGTTCTACCATAAGGACAGGGTACTGGGCGGCGGTTTCATTCAGGAAAAAATATAAAATCCCTGTTCTGAGAACGAAAGTACATCATGACCCCTTTTTTTATCACGACCCTGGGCTGCAAGGTCAATCAGCACGAATCCGATGCCATTGCCGCCTGCCTGGAAGGCAGAGGCTGGCATAAAACCCTTAAAATCCGTGATGCTGAAGTTGTCATTCTCAACACCTGCACCGTCACAGGGAAGGCAGCCAGCCATTCCAGACAACAGATCCGGCGTCTGGCAGAACATAATCCAAAAGCCCTTCTCATTGTGACTGGTTGCTGCGCCCAGGTGGAAGGCAATCTTATTTCAGCCATGGAAGGCGTGGATCATGTCATCCCCCACAAGGATAAACACAGAATCCCGGAACTACTGGAAAAACATAAAAACGGAGCTTTTCCTGTCTGGCCT
This window of the Desulfobotulus mexicanus genome carries:
- the typA gene encoding translational GTPase TypA translates to MSFESLNLRNIAIIAHVDHGKTTLVDTMFRQSGVFRPDQEVAERIMDSMDIERERGITIAAKNCSVRYGTTKINILDTPGHADFGAEVERALSMVDGAILLVDAAEGPLPQTRFVLKKTFEAEIPVIVVINKVDRHDARPQEVLNEIYDLFIDLEATEAQIEFPCLYAIGRDGIAGPEPDNLGEDLTILFETILAHIPPPKVNPDGPFSMLVSDIGYSDYLGRLSIGRIQSGSLKNRMPIVRACADQSLIPFRLSTIQVYEGTQLIKSEETFAGEIVVLSGNEDVEIGDTLTIVDNPLIQPRIRVDEPTVAMRFTSNNSPLAGKEGNLVQSRKIRERLHRETLRNVAIQIEDTDDKETFLVKGRGEFQMAILIETMRREGFELCVGRPEVIFREENGVRTEPVEDVYIDCDETFMGIVTEKMSIRKGRMESLVNNGSGRVRIHFKAPSRALIGYRDEFLTDTRGTGILNALFSGYEPYRGDFPSRFSGSLVSDRSGTAIPYALFNLEPRGELLVTPGTPVYKGMIIGAHAKNNDLDVNPCKEKKLTNMRASGKDDNVLLKPVRPMSLEAALQFIAEDELVEVTPLSIRLRKTHLDFHERQRHKKQKES
- a CDS encoding tRNA-queuosine alpha-mannosyltransferase domain-containing protein; the protein is MRFLMLEAYYGGSHKAFMDGLCQYLPHITELKTLPARHWKWRMRSAALLFLKDIIKIEAYDAVITTNMMSVSDFKALAGPLCPPVFLYFHENQFDYPPSPNSHIDLQPAMTDLTSALVADFVAFNSESHKNRFLSTAENIFRRFPKPGILWTLDEIREKSVVLYPGCDLVDFSFEGKSFSESPRSIVWNHRWEHDKNPSGFFDALSEIKEKRIPFQLMLLGARHSKIPAVFVKAMEKFKDHIICSDYPSKKEDYARLLSKAHICVSTADQENFGMAVAEAMAAGCLPLLPARLSYPELLPDDLHSTLLYKNSEELVSQLEWLLSCPEKELEKFKRLTSWIQRFDWKESISPFIQALEALVHGKHLNP
- a CDS encoding alpha/beta fold hydrolase gives rise to the protein MNRFAFLSTTFALKRLYRLSNARTLISGEENIPDGPVIFTVNHFTRIETLFLPYHLEEITGSPIWSLAHHALFTGAMAGFLEKGGAVSTAAPDRDSLIIKSLILDEARWIIFPEGSMVKSKKVVSDDGFIVDNGEEKKRPRTGAANLALRAEFYRRRILHHRTEEGREAAMEVCRPFEVENPEEVTEKAVHIVPVNITYYPLRVRENALNRLAAFLVDALPQRVSEELMTEGSMLLDGVDVDIRFGRPLEAGAYLKHHAIVSDIHSPCPFGPDDPIASLDALRQAAQKLMQDYMAAIYAMTTVNPDHLFASILREMPGDLIDPEDLCRRVYLAATLRLDSQRLYLHRSLEYSQIHLITDDRFGRCEDFFRYAQDTGVLLPAENGFFRRNSARLTADYDFHDIRVANPIAVMANEIEPLALLRPHLTRLARETSFHIKRRLVAHLLEKGVRSFEEARSRYGFQHEFMDKDSGRPFFLEGMAGRAGVLLIHGYLSLPARMRALGNSLQKKGFWVYGLRLPGHGTSPEDLGKSKAVQWEDAVLEGYALLHVLCGKVAAVGISLGGFLASLLAIRIPGLKALCLVGVPSRIQEYRLCDEPGSAVWDRIFSRIRTGKKEKIRIPCALETSGMGYREHSEPVFREMALLGEKVRTGIPLIRVPCMVLQSRKDPLVVPEAALEIFKRLETAHKELYLTDSDFHDILAEDGGQRIYDLISGFLTELES
- a CDS encoding SDR family oxidoreductase, with amino-acid sequence MDQGKKNIRFDNQVVLITGAGGGLGRAYALEFARRGAKLVVNDIGAARDGAGNSEGPAALVVEEILAMGGEAIANMDSVADPDGGEAMVAAAVGEFGRLDVLVNNAGNLRDVSLVKMQPQDWNAVLDVHLKGAFCVTAPALRIMKKQNYGRILFTTSAAGLYGNFGQSHYAAAKMGLVGMMQSVCIEGRKNNIQTNAIAPLAASRMTEDLLPPEVLENMDPATVAPLVLWLCSSACGESGSIFNMGLGCLNRVQLVTGRGVRFDPKKAMAPEEFEKMWPEVLSMEGAQAYSDMNAFILGLFS
- a CDS encoding NIL domain-containing protein — protein: MQSKILILRFPAEASQKPLVCNLARNFELTFNILHAQILPRKEGLMVLELSGSRENFRKGLAYLESEGIDVQNAGQEITRDESRCTHCGACTAVCPTAALYVHRPDMAVVFDQEKCSVCELCVPTCPTKAMCVTATKTEKFFE
- the mnmA gene encoding tRNA 2-thiouridine(34) synthase MnmA, which codes for MSHILVAVSGGIDSLVTARILQEEGHKIRAVHFLTGFQKKKPEKDMEELGKRLGCRIEIVDFSKDFQNHVIDNFVEEYRAGRTPNPCLICNPAIKFGSLMSVAEKMDCMAVATGHYARILPTEDGLAGLFRGRDKIKDQSYFLSRVPRYRLDNILFPLGSFTKEEVRQKAHIFKLEPLSEKESQDICFLPDGGYADFLETTGNIKPLPGPIVTTDGKVIGRHRGLHRYTIGQRRGLDCPGPAPYHVLALDTAHNHLVVGFREEMMASGCCVNNINWLMPLPSAALQITVKIRYRHQDVPATLIPEGNSRASVHFTAPQAAITPGQGAVFYHKDRVLGGGFIQEKI